The following are encoded together in the Citrobacter arsenatis genome:
- a CDS encoding fimbrial protein, with product MTTAFYVAALSLPFFSEMTMANMSVYPMELNVDSSGAAQIKVASKTDDIQFIRVRQKKILNPGTPQEKEIDVASWKEGGVVVTPEKFALAAGAMRVVRLISLIPPKKETTWRVYFEGVKQPDSIIPGKAETPAAMATLGVNVIWGALVHIAPEKSVISLSIDPRRGTLKNNGTLRVPLREIGICDANSSCKWIKEDATIYPDTERKLKTLTTFLGQKYKFRYFNWMNKTAEEADLPVVQ from the coding sequence ATGACAACCGCCTTTTATGTCGCCGCGCTGTCATTGCCATTTTTCTCAGAAATGACAATGGCCAATATGAGCGTGTATCCCATGGAACTGAATGTAGACAGCTCCGGTGCAGCGCAAATTAAGGTGGCTTCAAAAACGGATGATATTCAGTTCATTCGGGTGAGGCAAAAGAAAATTCTTAATCCCGGAACGCCCCAGGAAAAAGAAATCGACGTCGCTTCATGGAAAGAAGGTGGCGTAGTGGTGACGCCAGAAAAATTTGCACTGGCTGCAGGCGCAATGCGCGTTGTTCGTCTGATATCGCTTATTCCGCCGAAAAAAGAGACCACCTGGCGCGTCTATTTTGAAGGGGTAAAACAACCTGACAGCATTATTCCGGGCAAGGCAGAAACGCCTGCGGCGATGGCAACTCTGGGCGTCAATGTGATTTGGGGCGCACTGGTCCATATTGCTCCAGAAAAAAGCGTAATTTCACTGTCAATCGATCCTCGCCGGGGGACGTTAAAAAACAACGGCACGCTACGTGTGCCGCTCAGAGAGATTGGTATTTGTGATGCAAATTCATCGTGTAAATGGATAAAAGAAGACGCAACCATTTATCCGGACACTGAACGGAAATTAAAAACGCTCACAACGTTCCTGGGGCAGAAATATAAATTCCGCTACTTCAACTGGATGAATAAAACCGCTGAAGAAGCTGATTTACCCGTCGTGCAATAA
- a CDS encoding winged helix-turn-helix domain-containing protein — MFFICNNSLLFDPEAHAISLVGQPESVLTLSAPAVRLLQEFIKHRGRDLSREELIARVWEEFGFTPSGNNLNKAVSELRKSFQSLGEGYEFIVTVPRYGFRFDADVIFQPGENIQAADPQPSSGKQAVQPRRISLKRWLILAALIVTALGVSIYVSRPQEITVPAKLKPVEEKIGRCSIWIINDHERPLVLSKLAERLEANNVACEREEYDIYYFSARFSLAAADEMFIGACPVSKTRLCKTIRYKSGAEK, encoded by the coding sequence ATGTTTTTTATATGCAATAATTCGTTGTTATTTGATCCTGAAGCACATGCAATAAGTCTTGTTGGACAACCCGAGTCTGTATTAACACTTTCGGCGCCAGCCGTTCGTCTTTTGCAGGAATTTATCAAACACAGAGGACGCGACCTGAGTCGGGAGGAACTGATCGCTCGCGTATGGGAAGAGTTTGGCTTTACGCCATCGGGGAATAATCTCAATAAGGCGGTAAGTGAACTGCGTAAGAGCTTCCAGTCTTTGGGAGAGGGGTATGAGTTTATCGTCACTGTCCCGCGCTATGGCTTCCGTTTTGATGCCGATGTAATTTTTCAGCCTGGAGAAAACATTCAGGCAGCCGATCCGCAACCCTCTTCCGGGAAGCAAGCTGTGCAGCCCCGGCGCATTTCCCTGAAAAGGTGGTTGATTTTAGCGGCATTGATCGTTACGGCGTTGGGTGTGAGTATCTATGTTAGCCGCCCACAGGAGATAACCGTTCCGGCGAAATTAAAACCGGTCGAGGAAAAAATAGGGCGCTGCAGTATCTGGATTATCAACGATCATGAACGACCGTTAGTGCTATCGAAATTAGCGGAGCGACTGGAAGCCAATAACGTGGCCTGCGAGCGCGAGGAGTATGATATTTATTATTTCAGTGCTCGTTTTTCACTTGCCGCTGCTGATGAAATGTTTATTGGTGCCTGCCCGGTCAGTAAAACCCGCTTGTGCAAGACCATTCGCTATAAAAGCGGGGCTGAAAAATGA
- the yccA gene encoding FtsH protease modulator YccA, translated as MDRIISSSRDRTSLLSTHKVLRNTYFLLSLTLAFSAITATASTVLMLPSPGLILTLVGMYGLMFLTYKTADKPVGILSAFAFTGFLGYILGPILNTYLSAGMGDVIAMALGGTALVFFSCSAYVLTTRKDMSFLGGMLMAGIVVVLIGMVANIFLQLPALHLAISAVFILISSGAILFETSNIIRGGETNYIRATVSLYVSLYNIFVSLLSILGFASRD; from the coding sequence ATGGATCGTATTATTAGTTCTTCGCGCGATCGTACATCGCTACTCAGCACGCATAAGGTGCTGCGCAATACCTATTTCCTGCTCAGCCTGACGCTGGCGTTTTCGGCGATCACTGCGACCGCCAGTACCGTACTGATGTTGCCTTCTCCGGGACTTATCCTGACGCTGGTGGGTATGTATGGCCTGATGTTCCTGACCTACAAAACGGCGGATAAACCGGTTGGTATTCTGTCAGCTTTCGCTTTCACCGGCTTCCTGGGTTACATTCTGGGACCGATTCTGAACACTTACCTGTCTGCGGGTATGGGTGATGTTATCGCCATGGCTTTAGGCGGTACGGCGCTGGTCTTCTTCAGTTGCTCAGCCTACGTGCTGACCACGCGTAAGGATATGTCCTTCCTCGGTGGTATGCTGATGGCAGGTATCGTAGTGGTACTGATTGGTATGGTTGCGAATATTTTTCTGCAGCTGCCGGCGTTGCATCTGGCAATCAGTGCGGTGTTTATTCTGATTTCTTCGGGCGCAATCCTGTTTGAAACCAGTAATATCATCCGTGGCGGTGAAACCAACTATATCCGAGCCACCGTCAGCCTGTACGTTTCGCTGTACAACATCTTCGTCAGCCTGCTGAGCATTCTGGGCTTTGCTAGCCGCGATTAA